In Cicer arietinum cultivar CDC Frontier isolate Library 1 chromosome 7, Cicar.CDCFrontier_v2.0, whole genome shotgun sequence, the genomic window CTGGATTGACTTATTCATAATATCATCGAACTCCCAAGTTCACCAAACAATTCCATTGATCATatcaaacttatatattaaactTAAGTCACTTCTTGTTATTGCATGGTTAAGATGTGCAGAATGACAGGAGTAGAAATCACATAGGCAGGTAAATGAAGTTTCAGACTCAAGCTGTGCAGGCaatgaattttatatacatattcagcCTGATAAAGAAGGTCGACAGGTTCAGAATTTACTTCATTTCCCACATTATAAAtctttattctaaaatatatgaaaagtaTAAACCCCGATGTATTAGCATTCATATAGCAAATCGACACACATGCTTGTTCTATTCTGCAATATCCAAAGCAAAATTTGAAATTCGAATCATATATTACATATGCACTTGCTTTCATGAAGAAATTTAAACCATATCAGAGGTGAAAGAATACAAACTCAGTAAATCACAAAAGAGGCCACAAACAAACTCAACCTTAAATCTTTATCATACTCACATCTACACAATTGaacaagagtttgaaattttgaattttggatATTCTCATAAAGCTAGAAACAACAAAATGTTGGATGTTAAAAAAGGACAACGTAGTATACAGCAAACTGTTTTGGTGTACTAGTCGGTACTCATAGAAACTACTCAATTTGATAACACTCTTCAAATTTCTTCAGGTCCTTCCCTGTCAAGCCTATTCTATCCTCAGCACACTCAGTCTAATCCGAAATTAACaaactaaaaactatttttttactgACTGAAAACCAAACAAGAATGAATTCAAATTGGTATGGTAAACTGGCACAGCTATTCCATGGAAGAGGAAAAAGAACACAAAAAATCCATGCAAATAACATAGAACACAAGTGGTCCTGTGATCGAACTCAGCTGGAGCATGTTTAATTGTCATCTCTGAGTTCCCCACTCTAGAATTACTCATCTCCAAGTAGAAATAACTCGAAAAACCTATAactttgtaatttaaattttaacaaataaaaaggaTCACTCAAACCTTCCATTTATTAACTTCACACATTTAACTTCAAATAAACCATAGAGCAGTAGTTGCATTCTCTCCTTCAGAAACTATAAATTCAAGTAAAGACTTTCCATTTTCCACAGTAACAAAGAGAAAAGATAAAATCCTGCAGCTTAAGAGGTGTATATTCCGAGTGAAAAATGTAGGGAAGAACAAAATTGACCAGATAAGCTAGCAACCGGCAAGTACCAATAGAGAATATAGTAGATTGAAAAAACTAGGTTTTGAACATTATTACTGATGAGTTAGAAATTGATAAAAAGCAACAGCATTTGCAGCACTAAATCAACAAATGTAATTAAGGAATGAGCGAATTAAGCATAAACGATTAGATCTAGAGGAGTATGAAAAAAGGAATACCGAAATTGCGACCGACGATGCAATGCCAGGTAGGACCGTGCCTCTTATCGAACTCTTTCTTTATAGTCTCTGCAACATCTTTCTCTACGTTGTGCCTCTCAAAAGCCTAATTGaaattgacaataatttatagagaaaagaaaaaacggAAGCAGTGAAAAATAAGATAAGAAAGGAAGAAGTAAGAGTGAGAGACTAACGGAGACGGCGATATCAACAGCTTCCTTTTGCATGTCGGGAAGCATATCGGCGCTTTTGATAATGACTTTCTTCGGTGGTAGTTGTGCGGGAGAAGCAGCGGCGGATAACGGTGATGGAACAAGTGGCTTTCGATCTTCGGAGAGGGATTTCGCCATTAGAGGTGATCCTCCTATGTTGTGGTTgtggttgttgttgttctttttCGCCTCCTCGCTCATTTTCTTTTCCCtaattttctttctctttctcagATGATGACTGTGTGTGAGGCGTGTGAGTGTGAGAAACAAAAGAAGAATCGGGTGCTTGTTCTTGTTGGTCCGTAGATTTCAACTCGGAAAGAATAATAGAAAAGAATAGTAGGTGTTTTAccttttactttttaatatcACTCAttgtagtagtagtagtaattGTAACTATGGTACAATGGATGGGATGGGGCACTCACTCCCACTCCATCTCCCTTTAACTAATTTAAccaatgttttaaaaaagtagggaagaaaaaaaaacaataaaattaaggATGTTTGATAATATTTGTCTAAACCCAAATAGTTTTTTgctttcatttaatttaaaaattgaaattggaaaTTGACGTTGAGTGTTtacatcttttaattttttatttttaagagttgaatttgatgcttatttattgaattatatgGTCATTTTAAGTGTCTATGGTTTTCGATCTTAATGTTTAGGGGTTATGTTAACTACAAACTCGTTGGACTATTTTAATGACTTAAAAAGATAAGACACACAGAAGATAGCTGATCTGACCAAATAATGATGTTAGTATTGGCCGATCATACGAGACACAATGATAACACacaacaactctattttatattatctcaATTATTAGCAAATACAAGAATATTTGATGGGAGCTACACAATCAAATTAGGTTGGATTTGAGATCGATGCAAGCGATCTAATTCTAATTAGAGGGAccaatatatataaactaaacgacaatcaaatttttaaaatatgcaaATACTAATTAGTCGACACTTGAATTTTCTCGATCTTGATCTAAATAACGTGTTCTTTTACATaacaaatacaatttaatttgaatgattttttttcctatttactttttaattgcAATTTATTATACTATCTAGCATGTTACATGTATGTATTCATTTGTTTTCATTTATCATTAACAATAATActataaattacaaaattttctataattattttaaaatattagttaaagaTAAATTTGTCGCATCTCAATCGacatgaaaatacaattttgtccttttaactatatataatttttgaacaatttgaaactttcgaaatagaaaatttcagaatttttgaaactttcgaaataggaaaattttgaaactttccatATTTGAACACTTTCGAAAATTTCTAGATTTAtaaactttcgaaaatttgaaacttctaaaagtttcaaatttttgaaacgtaatccctatttcaaaattttgaaacttctgaaaatttaaaactttcgaaactatttttaatttaaaaacttattatacATCATTTAAAtagcaaaattatatttttaagttgatTGAAAGGGTGACAGGTACAATTGTGGAGGTGCATAATATAattctttatcttttatatataactaAAGCTTAAAAATGACGCTACCTAAATCCATATTATGATTTGTGAGACCAATTGAGAACTAACAACATACTCGTAGGCACTTTCATGAATTAAAGAGGAATGGAGCTCTTCATTTCAACCGAGCTGCATCATATTGACCATAAACTATTGGGTCGAAATCCTTAAAAACATGAAGAGTCTTTTGTGCTGTGAGAAGCTCTTCATGAAAATTTACGACTTACACTTACAAGAATGATATGTCATATATCTATACCATTAATTTTTATAccaacatttaatattttattttgtttttatctctttttataatatcattaactttttttattatatcattatcttttatttcttcGATCTCCTCAAGAATCTCCACCAAATATTTTAGTAAAGAAAATATGGGAGCagcataaaattttataagtacCAAATAATTCACATGACTATTGTCGATTTGtttgatataatataatatacattATAATATACAACAAGATTACTAATAATAGATAACATTAAGTTAGAGGATCATAATTCCTTGGGTTAGTGTAGAAATGGCGACGGACAGTATTTATTTAGTTACCAAAGCCCGTCACACGCATTGGGAAATGTGAACATTGGGAATATCAACTCAACTTCACAAATTGCGGCCCACATCCGATTGCATGTTGCGTGTGACAAAGTTGTTACTAACAACCACATCTTCAAAAAATGTTACTTTTGTGCATACGAATTAGGTAAGAAATGTTAATTCCTTTGATTCTTGTCCAACTGATTTGGCTAGCTAGTTATCGTAGATTCTTTTGCGATTGTAAGATTTatttgtagttattttttagataaatgtATTCTTAAATTGAGTAAAAATAGTTACTTTTTAGAAAAACTTACATTTGCTTATAATTAATaccattaaataataaatttgattattattttttatttatacttaaTATTAGATGAagtattatcatttaattatgtatattaatacattattaaatatatttatatgcaAAGATAATATACTTGATTTTACCATTTAGATATATCTACATTATaggaaataataatacaatatatctattataaaacaaaaccaAGTATGATAATACTTGAAATTAAACTAGACACACTAATAAAATAGTAGTATTTAAGTAGTTACTAAACTTCATCTAAAATCCAGTTGTTTGACAAGTTCAATCTAAACGTAGAGAGATAAGTACAATACTATTCAAAGGGTACATTTAacattttccttaaaaaaacaACACAGAGAAGAAAATTGACAGGGTGCGCACCACTGCATAGAAGCGCGTGAGTTGCTGAATAAGTTATGGGTAAATTTAATAGTGGCACTGGCAGGATATATCGATGAcaaatatttaagataatcctgtaaaaaaaaaagaggtatttaagataatatattttaattaatatttagtatagatattaattttttgataacagtcgaaaaaaaaaatttattgacaaAATGAATATAAATATGATGTGAAATCT contains:
- the LOC101491920 gene encoding uncharacterized protein, whose translation is MSEEAKKNNNNHNHNIGGSPLMAKSLSEDRKPLVPSPLSAAASPAQLPPKKVIIKSADMLPDMQKEAVDIAVSAFERHNVEKDVAETIKKEFDKRHGPTWHCIVGRNFGSYVTHETNHFVYFYLDQKAVLLFKSG